Part of the Sinomonas atrocyanea genome is shown below.
CGGGTACGCATTGCAGTTCGGATCGACGCACGACGCCGGGTGCCCGGCGCGCGCGGGCCGGGCAGCCGCCGTCGTGCTTACCCGAAACGGCAAAACCGCCACGAGATCCGTACCCGAAACGGCAGAACCGCGACGAGATGCGTACCCGAAACCTGGGGAGGGGCGGGGCGGGGCGCGACGTCAGCCCAGGGGGTGGGACTCCGCCCGCTCGTAGTCGCGCGGCACCACGACCATGGGCACCGGCAGGGCCCGCAGGACCTTGTTCGCCGTCGAGCCGAGGAAGAGCTGGTTCTTCTGCGCGAGCCGGCTCGAACCGATGATCACGAGCTCGCCCTCGAGCCACTCCAGGCTGTCCACCGCCTCCTCGAAGGTGCGGCCATGGGCCACCTCAACGCTCGCCTCGTGCCCGGCGGGGAGGCGGCGGGCGGCGGCGGCCAGGACGGTGTTCGCGTGGCGGTGGGCGGCGTTGATGTTCTCCCCGGAGTCGCCCCGCTCGTCGAGCTCGACGAGGGAGACGAAGCGGAGCGGCACGTTGCGCCGGCCGGCGGCGATGAGTGCGACGTCGACCGCGGCGTCGGCACCCTGCCTGCGACCGATGAACGCAGTGATGCGCTCCACGGGCTCCGTGCGGTGGTAGCCGCGCGGTGCGAGCGCCACTGGCACGGGCGAGGCGTGCAGGAGGGCGTTGGCGACGGAACCGACCGTGTACCGCTTGAACAGCCCGTTGCTCGCCGCACCGACCACGATCAGCGCGGCCTCGAATTCGACCGCGGCCTCGATGAGGGTCGCCGCGAAGGAGTGGCCGTGGCGCACGTGGAAGGCGGCCTCGACATCTGCGGGCACGAGCGCGAGGGCCTGACGCTGGGCCGTGAGGGTCCGCTGCTCCTCCGGGTGGACCCGCGGCCCGTCGGGGTTCGCCGCGATGTAGGGGGCGTCCTCCCCGAGCACGAGCATGAGGTCCAGCGTGGCGTCCTGCGCGCGGGCGATCGCGACGGCCAGGGCCACCGCGTCCGCACCCCGCTGGTCCGGCTGGTATCCGACGACATAGCGCATGGGCCACCCCTCACAGGTCGCGTGACAGCAGAGAACGAGGGCGCCCGGAATCCCGGGCGCCCTCGTCCGGTCTGCAGCTTGGTACCGCAGACTCTACCGGCAGGCTGGCGCGTTGGGGGCCGTCTCGCCAGAGGGTCGCCGAATACGTGCCGCTACGCGACAGAGCGGATGGCGGCCTCGAGCACGTCGAGCCCGTCGGCAAGCAGCTCGTCCGAGATCACGAGCGGCGGCAGGAGGCGGATGACGTTCCCGTAGGTGCCGCAGGTGAGGATGATGACGCCTTCCTTGAGGCAGTAGTCGGCGATCTTCTTCGTCGCCGCGGCGTCCGGGACCTTCGCGGCGCCGCTGCCGGCCTTGACGAACTCGAGCGCGAGCATCCCGCCGCGACCGCGGACCTCGCCGATGATGCCCGCCTCGCCGAGCTCGGCCTGGAGCTTGCCGAGGCGCTCCTTGACCGTGGCCTCGATCTCGCGGGCGCGGCCCCGGAGGTCCTGGGTCTCCATCGTGTCGATCGCGGCGAGCGCCGCGGCGCACGCGACCGGGTTGCCGCCGTAGGTGCCGCCGAGGCCGCCGCCGTGGACGGCGTCGAGCAGCTCCGCGCGGCCGGTCACGGCCGAGAGCGGCATGCCGCCGGCGATGCCCTTGGCCGTGGTGATGAGGTCCGGGACCACGCCCTCGTGCTGGACGGCGAACCATTCGCCGGTGCGCGCGAACCCGGACTGGACCTCGTCCGCGATGAAGACGATGCCGTTCTCCTTGGCGAACTCCGCCAGGCGCGGCAGGAAGCCGTCCGCGGGGACGATGAAGCCGCCCTCGCCCTGGATGGGCTCGATGATGATGGCCGCGATCTGGTCGGCGCCGATCTGCTTGCTCATCATGAGGATGGCGCGCTCGGCCGCCTCCTTGCCCGTGATCTGCGGGTTCTCCTCGCGGAACGGGTAGCTCATCGGCGCGCGGTAGACCTCGCCGGCGAACGGGCCGAAGCCGTGCTTGTACGGCATGGCCTTCGCTGTGAGGCCCATGGTGAGGTTGGTGCGGCCGTGGTAGGCGTGGTCGAACGCGACCACGGCGCTGCGGCCGGTGGCGATGCGGGCGATCTTGATCGCGTTCTCGACGGCCTCGGCGCCGGAGTTGAACAGCACGGTCCGCTTGGCGTGCTCGCCCGGCGTGAGCTGGTTGAGCTTCTCGGCCACGGCGACGTAGCCCTCGTACGGGGACACCATGAAGCAGGTGTGGGTGAAGTGCTCGACCTGCTCCTTGACGGCGCCGACCACCGCGGCGTCGGAGGCACCGACGGTGGTCACGGCGATGCCGGAGCCGAGGTCGATGAAGGAGTTGCCGTCGACGTCGTGGATGATGCCGCCGTCGGCGTCCGCGACGTAGACGGGGACGGACGAGGCGACACCCGCGGCGACGGCCTGGGCGCGGCGGGCGGCGAGCTCGAGGGAGCGGGGGCCGGGGAAGTCCGCGAGGACCTTGCGCTTCTGCTCGAGGCGGTACTGGATGTCCATGACAGGGGTTCCTTTCGTCGGTCCCAACCTAGTGCGAGACACACCACACGATGAATGGCCGATCGCACGAGGCTTGACCTTGCCTCTCGTGCGATCGGCCAGCCCGCTCCCTTATCATGAAAGGCATGGCTTCGACCCTCGCCGACCTCCTCGCGCATCCCGACCTCGGCCTGCGGCTCGCAGGCTCGGCCACCGCGACGCTGCGCGAGGAGATCCGCTGGGTCGCCGTGACGGAGCTCGAGAATCCGGCCCCGTTCCTCACCGGCGGCGAGCTCGTCCTCACC
Proteins encoded:
- the gabT gene encoding 4-aminobutyrate--2-oxoglutarate transaminase; protein product: MDIQYRLEQKRKVLADFPGPRSLELAARRAQAVAAGVASSVPVYVADADGGIIHDVDGNSFIDLGSGIAVTTVGASDAAVVGAVKEQVEHFTHTCFMVSPYEGYVAVAEKLNQLTPGEHAKRTVLFNSGAEAVENAIKIARIATGRSAVVAFDHAYHGRTNLTMGLTAKAMPYKHGFGPFAGEVYRAPMSYPFREENPQITGKEAAERAILMMSKQIGADQIAAIIIEPIQGEGGFIVPADGFLPRLAEFAKENGIVFIADEVQSGFARTGEWFAVQHEGVVPDLITTAKGIAGGMPLSAVTGRAELLDAVHGGGLGGTYGGNPVACAAALAAIDTMETQDLRGRAREIEATVKERLGKLQAELGEAGIIGEVRGRGGMLALEFVKAGSGAAKVPDAAATKKIADYCLKEGVIILTCGTYGNVIRLLPPLVISDELLADGLDVLEAAIRSVA
- a CDS encoding universal stress protein — translated: MRYVVGYQPDQRGADAVALAVAIARAQDATLDLMLVLGEDAPYIAANPDGPRVHPEEQRTLTAQRQALALVPADVEAAFHVRHGHSFAATLIEAAVEFEAALIVVGAASNGLFKRYTVGSVANALLHASPVPVALAPRGYHRTEPVERITAFIGRRQGADAAVDVALIAAGRRNVPLRFVSLVELDERGDSGENINAAHRHANTVLAAAARRLPAGHEASVEVAHGRTFEEAVDSLEWLEGELVIIGSSRLAQKNQLFLGSTANKVLRALPVPMVVVPRDYERAESHPLG